From a region of the Bradyrhizobium diazoefficiens genome:
- a CDS encoding carbohydrate ABC transporter permease, with protein sequence MNEYSGRRATPGRLVAIVATLLILLSPFLWLLQMSFKSNDQILQFPPPLIFTPTLENYVSLWHSAFSASFVNSLVSASFSTALALLLGVPAAYALSRWAGRGKHGLSFAILVTRMAPPIAFTIPFFLFYRWIGLLDTITGLVLVYTSFNLPLVIWMMQPFFDTVPISLEEAALVDGARTRTVFTKIVLPMVTPGIAATAILCFLYAWNDFFFALILTRINARTAPVAVVNFMNYEGWEWGKIAAGGSLVMAPVLIFSLAVRRYLVSGLTAGAVKG encoded by the coding sequence ATGAACGAATATTCCGGACGCCGGGCGACACCGGGCCGGCTGGTCGCAATCGTGGCGACGCTGCTCATCCTGCTCTCGCCGTTTCTGTGGCTGCTGCAGATGAGCTTCAAGTCCAATGACCAGATCCTGCAGTTCCCGCCGCCGCTGATCTTCACGCCGACGCTGGAGAATTACGTCTCGCTCTGGCACAGCGCGTTCTCGGCCTCCTTCGTCAACAGCCTCGTGAGCGCCTCATTCTCGACCGCGCTCGCATTGTTGCTCGGCGTGCCTGCCGCCTACGCGCTGTCGCGTTGGGCCGGGCGCGGCAAGCATGGGCTGAGCTTCGCGATCCTGGTCACGCGCATGGCGCCGCCGATCGCATTCACGATACCGTTCTTCCTGTTCTATCGCTGGATCGGCCTGCTCGACACCATCACGGGGCTCGTGCTGGTCTACACCAGCTTCAACCTGCCGCTGGTGATCTGGATGATGCAGCCGTTCTTCGATACGGTGCCGATCTCGCTGGAAGAGGCTGCCCTCGTCGACGGCGCGCGGACACGCACGGTATTCACAAAAATCGTGCTGCCGATGGTGACGCCGGGCATCGCTGCGACCGCGATTCTGTGCTTCCTCTACGCCTGGAACGACTTCTTCTTCGCGCTGATCCTGACCCGCATCAATGCGCGCACCGCGCCGGTGGCCGTGGTCAACTTCATGAACTATGAAGGCTGGGAATGGGGCAAGATCGCCGCCGGCGGCTCTCTGGTGATGGCGCCGGTGCTGATCTTCTCGCTCGCAGTGCGGCGCTATCTGGTCTCGGGATTGACGGCCGGGGCGGTCAAAGGTTGA